One Globicephala melas chromosome 4, mGloMel1.2, whole genome shotgun sequence genomic window carries:
- the PIR gene encoding LOW QUALITY PROTEIN: pirin (The sequence of the model RefSeq protein was modified relative to this genomic sequence to represent the inferred CDS: inserted 2 bases in 2 codons; deleted 1 base in 1 codon; substituted 4 bases at 4 genomic stop codons) produces MSTLSFSLSLLSWEQSEGVGAWVRRSIGXPXFKNLDPFLLFDEFKGGRPGGFPDHPHXGFETVYYLLEGGIMASEDFCGHAGQLNTGDLQWMTMGWGIXAEMPCSEESVHGLQLWVNLRSSQKMVEPWYQEVKSSKIPKPXKDGVTVAVISGEALGIKSKIYTYTPTLYLELRLDQGAKHSQPIPKGXSSFIYTISGNVHIGPNTQQKIEPHHTAVLGEGDSVQVENKDPERSHFVLIPEEPLREPVVGLSWWCSGSFLMHTNEEISQAILDFRNVKNGFERAKTWKSKTGN; encoded by the exons ATGTCTACCCTATCTTTTTCACTCAGTT TGCTTAGCTGGGAGCAGTCAGAAGGGGTTGGAGCATGGGTCCGCAGAAGCATTGGCTGACCTTAGTTTAAAAATCTGGATCCATTTTTACTGTTTGATGAATTTAAAGGCGGTAGACCAGGTGGATTTCCTGATCACCCACACTGAGGTTTTGAAACAGTGTATTACCTCCTGGAAGGGGGT ATCATGGCCAGCGAAGACTTCTGTGGACATGCTGGTCAGTTGAACACAGGAGACCTACAGTGGATGACCATGGGCTGGGGCA GTGCGGAGATGCCTTGCTCGGAGGAGTCAGTCCATGGCCTACAGCTGTGGGTTAATTTGAGGAGCTCACAGAAGATGGTGGAGCCTTGGTACCAGGAAGTAAAAAGCAGCAAAATCCCTAAAC GTAAGGATGGTGTTACTGTTGCTGTCATTTCTGGAGAAGCCCTGGGAATCAAGTCCAAGATTTACACTTACACACCAACTTTATATTTGGAGTTAAGATTGGACCAAGGAGCAAAGCATTCCCAGCCTATTCCTAAAGGGTGATCAAGCTTCATTTATACCATATCTGGAAACGTGCATATTGGACCTAACACCCAACAAAAGATAGAACCTCATCACACAGCTGTGCTGGGGGAAGGTGACAGTGTCCAGGTGGAGAACAAGGATCCTGAGAGAAGCCACTTTGTCCTAATTCCTGAGGAGCCATTAAGAGAACCAGttgttgggctttcctggtggtgcagtg GTTCATTTTTGATGCACACAAATGAAGAGATTTCTCAGGCCATTCTTGAtttcagaaatgtgaaaaatggcTTTGAAAGAGCTAAAACCTGGAAATCAAAGACTGGAAACTAG